The following proteins come from a genomic window of Salvelinus namaycush isolate Seneca unplaced genomic scaffold, SaNama_1.0 Scaffold71, whole genome shotgun sequence:
- the LOC120042546 gene encoding transport and Golgi organization protein 1 homolog, whose product MVTSLPEHWKPGPDFYGVSCEPVLVTAGAGVIGFLFWRSILSVKSKSYLKMVDRMKKLEQEKKEILQKVAELQQQGEELKEKQKLSEKSATLSVEKIQELENIVQEMERQNERLDEENNLHAISFDKERANTAKHEDMMSEMDKTIEKLKRSKKKTQDT is encoded by the exons ATGGTCACCAGCCTGCCAGAGCACTGGAAGCCAGGTCCAGACTTCTACGGCGTGTCCTGTGAACCCGTGCTGGTCACTGCAGGTGCCGGGGTCATCGGCTTCCTCTTCTGGAGGAGCATTCTATCT GTCAAAAGCAAGTCATATCTAA AGATGGTGGACAGGATGAAAAAGCTTGAACAAGAGAAGAAGGAGATACTCCAAAAGGTCGCTGAACTGCAGCAACAG GGCGAAGAACTTAAAGAAAAGCAAAAGCTGTCTGAAAAATCTGCCACTTTATCTGTGGAGAAGATCCAGGAATTGGAG aatattgtgcaagagatggagagacaaaatGAGCGCCTCGACGAGGAAAATAACTTACACGCCATATCCTTTGACAAAGAGCGGGCCAATACTGCGAAACATGAAGATATG ATGTCCGAAATGGACAAAACCATTGAGAAGTTGAAGCGCAGCAAGAAGAAGACCCAGGAT ACGTAG